In the genome of Halapricum salinum, one region contains:
- a CDS encoding oligosaccharyl transferase, archaeosortase A system-associated produces the protein MSQESDEAFAEVDEALAWFKQWYHVPALLGLLVFAFWTRARTWGNFVSGGEVYFSGNDAWYHLRQVKYTARNWPETMPFEVWTNFPTGTSVSQFGTIYDQVIATAALVVGLGNPSQQTIELVHLFAPAVVGTLILIPTYYLGKRLGKNRFSGIVAAVIVALSSGTLLARGLVGSADHHVAEAFTQALAALAIVVALQVADQEKPVWELVLDRDYAGLRRPVAYAALAGIATALYMWVWPPGVLLLGILGLYVTIQAVLDHLKGRSPEHVLIAGAVLFVVTAVLMLLPIERLDVAPVKFSLLQPGLALIGAFWCAALAGISRIWDDRSYPEWTYAVVAFGTIIVGVAAIALLAPRVYNLFYQQFIRIFGRFVGQSPSGAAATVAEVRALPNPLETLQTWYGFVPFIALIGAGLAVVRSAILQKSRPELLFVVLWLSVMFSASYTQARFSYYLTVPFAVMAAYAIGTGFQYLSQAAREASTDVRPYQIMAVVTVLLLLVVPMAVGVSGQQSDVLSQSETREPISVISWDSSLDWLNENTPDQGNYGGEGNTLDYWGEFANVDDYDYPDGSYGVLSWWDYGHWITTEGESIPVANPFQESASDAARFLLAENETVANQEVLANMSEGENAQTRYVMVDWQMATGGSKFTAPPAFVDDKEASDYVQGVGLGQGYFLYTQDYYETMVNRLYRYHGSAMDPQPIVTRWGGGQDTQLLQTYSSMNAARAAVNNSTAAQVGGFGPYPSERVPALEHYRLVQVSDRTINPLQASHNRLIRLYQQGLDLSQFGLSPQRTLQLSERNPHWTKVFERVPGATIEGQGPANATVTATVEMRIPNTNRTFPYYQRAQTNADGEFTMTVPYASTGADEWGPDNGYTNTSVRATDSYQFAAQQYSLVNGSVEMAYYNATEDVTEAQVIGEDDSPVEVTLTEVDLPDQNQTNDTTDGSGDNSSDDDQNSGSSSIEPVFDAVEPQIPAVRVAG, from the coding sequence ATGAGCCAAGAGAGTGACGAAGCGTTCGCAGAGGTAGACGAGGCGCTGGCATGGTTCAAGCAGTGGTATCACGTGCCGGCGCTTTTAGGACTCCTCGTCTTTGCGTTCTGGACTCGGGCACGGACGTGGGGAAACTTCGTCTCCGGTGGCGAAGTGTATTTCAGCGGAAACGACGCCTGGTATCACCTCCGCCAGGTGAAGTACACGGCCAGGAACTGGCCGGAGACGATGCCGTTCGAGGTATGGACGAACTTCCCGACAGGAACCTCCGTATCGCAGTTCGGGACGATCTACGATCAGGTAATCGCCACGGCCGCATTGGTCGTCGGGCTCGGGAATCCGAGTCAACAGACGATCGAATTAGTCCATCTCTTCGCGCCAGCCGTCGTCGGGACGTTGATCCTGATCCCGACGTACTACCTCGGCAAGCGACTGGGTAAGAATCGTTTCAGTGGCATCGTTGCAGCTGTGATCGTCGCCCTGTCGAGCGGAACGTTGCTGGCCCGCGGTCTCGTCGGCTCCGCGGACCACCACGTCGCCGAGGCGTTCACGCAGGCGCTCGCCGCACTCGCAATCGTCGTGGCACTGCAGGTCGCAGACCAGGAAAAGCCCGTCTGGGAACTGGTCCTCGACCGAGACTATGCGGGGCTTCGCCGGCCAGTCGCCTATGCAGCACTCGCCGGAATCGCGACAGCGCTGTACATGTGGGTCTGGCCGCCTGGCGTGTTGTTGCTCGGCATTCTTGGCCTGTACGTCACTATTCAGGCTGTCCTGGACCATCTCAAAGGCCGCAGTCCCGAACACGTCCTCATCGCCGGCGCGGTCCTCTTCGTCGTCACCGCGGTCTTGATGCTGTTGCCCATCGAGCGACTCGACGTCGCACCGGTGAAGTTCTCGCTGCTCCAACCCGGGCTGGCCTTGATCGGGGCGTTCTGGTGTGCAGCACTGGCCGGTATCAGCCGAATCTGGGACGACCGCTCGTACCCCGAGTGGACGTACGCCGTCGTCGCTTTCGGCACGATCATCGTCGGGGTCGCCGCGATAGCGCTCCTCGCGCCACGGGTCTACAACCTCTTCTACCAGCAGTTCATCCGTATCTTCGGTCGGTTCGTCGGACAGAGCCCCTCGGGCGCGGCGGCAACCGTCGCCGAAGTTCGAGCGCTGCCGAACCCACTGGAGACCCTCCAGACGTGGTACGGGTTCGTCCCCTTCATCGCGCTCATCGGAGCTGGGCTGGCAGTCGTTCGCTCGGCCATCCTGCAGAAGTCCCGACCCGAGCTGCTGTTCGTCGTGCTGTGGCTGTCGGTGATGTTTTCAGCCTCGTACACGCAGGCACGATTCAGCTACTATCTCACGGTCCCCTTCGCAGTGATGGCAGCCTACGCGATCGGCACTGGCTTCCAGTATCTCAGCCAGGCCGCCAGAGAGGCCTCGACGGACGTTCGTCCGTATCAGATCATGGCGGTCGTGACGGTGTTGTTGCTGCTGGTCGTGCCGATGGCCGTCGGCGTGAGTGGCCAGCAGAGCGACGTCCTCTCACAGTCAGAGACCCGCGAGCCGATCAGCGTGATCAGCTGGGACAGCAGCCTCGACTGGCTGAACGAGAACACCCCGGACCAGGGCAACTACGGCGGCGAAGGCAACACGCTGGACTACTGGGGTGAATTTGCCAACGTCGACGACTACGATTACCCCGACGGATCGTACGGCGTCCTCTCGTGGTGGGACTACGGTCACTGGATCACGACCGAGGGCGAGTCTATCCCGGTTGCCAACCCGTTCCAGGAGTCCGCCAGCGACGCCGCACGGTTCCTGCTGGCCGAGAACGAGACCGTCGCCAATCAGGAAGTCCTCGCGAACATGAGCGAGGGCGAGAACGCCCAGACGCGCTACGTCATGGTCGACTGGCAGATGGCGACTGGCGGCAGCAAGTTCACTGCACCGCCAGCGTTCGTCGACGACAAGGAAGCCAGCGACTACGTGCAGGGTGTCGGACTGGGACAAGGATACTTCCTGTACACGCAGGACTACTACGAGACGATGGTCAACCGTCTCTATCGCTATCACGGCAGCGCGATGGACCCACAGCCGATCGTGACGCGCTGGGGTGGTGGTCAGGACACCCAGCTTCTCCAGACCTACAGCAGTATGAACGCTGCACGAGCCGCGGTCAACAACTCGACGGCCGCGCAGGTCGGTGGGTTCGGTCCGTATCCGAGCGAGCGCGTGCCGGCGCTGGAACATTACCGACTGGTCCAGGTCAGCGACCGGACGATCAACCCACTCCAGGCGTCTCACAACCGACTGATCAGATTGTATCAGCAAGGGCTCGATCTGAGCCAGTTCGGGCTCAGTCCTCAGCGAACGCTGCAGCTGTCAGAGCGTAACCCCCACTGGACGAAAGTCTTCGAGCGCGTCCCCGGCGCGACCATCGAGGGGCAGGGGCCGGCCAACGCGACAGTCACGGCGACCGTCGAGATGCGGATCCCGAACACCAATCGGACCTTCCCGTACTATCAGCGCGCCCAGACGAACGCCGACGGCGAGTTCACGATGACCGTCCCCTACGCCTCGACCGGCGCGGACGAATGGGGCCCGGACAACGGATACACCAACACGAGTGTCCGTGCGACCGACTCCTATCAGTTCGCAGCACAGCAGTACTCGCTGGTGAACGGATCGGTCGAGATGGCCTACTACAACGCTACCGAGGACGTGACCGAAGCACAGGTCATCGGTGAAGACGACTCGCCGGTCGAGGTGACGCTGACCGAGGTCGACCTCCCGGACCAGAACCAGACCAACGACACCACAGACGGATCAGGCGATAACTCCAGTGACGACGACCAGAACAGCGGGTCCAGCTCGATCGAACCCGTCTTCGACGCGGTCGAGCCTCAGATCCCCGCGGTCAGAGTCGCAGGCTAA
- a CDS encoding glycosyltransferase has translation MGTLREWAGRVGFLAISVLVLAGGYVQGFWAVGLSVDQPPLVVDLQFIEATFAMTTFAGFFLVSGLLFLWHSYRDGEPGIATDGGHVAALVPVYDDAGVLHRSVESLLASTYENLTVWVVYESDDQPSKQRAHELADDHERVEALENTKYPGSKAGAINYATEIVDAAFVAVFDADERIHPRFVAAAVAELDDCDVVQGRTIPDPTGVIESIAYYESVLLNFVARRGLYVVTDFRMAASRAVVMHREALVETGGYHTEMLTEDFEFAYRCYKHRLDVVELLAYPSKIEGAHTLRDWWGQRKRWMTGYAQSSHYLLGESRPLTDYRNPLSALIALGTVAAGLFLLSVISKFAVLAVDGGFDVLIGGLAIVIAITLAVQIQDYWQGSIDAFGLTWLAIPLLFPLYSLVAIKALVEYLFTWEGEWYSVSKGVSAD, from the coding sequence ATGGGAACACTACGAGAGTGGGCCGGACGAGTCGGTTTCCTCGCGATTTCAGTCCTGGTCCTCGCTGGCGGATACGTCCAGGGATTCTGGGCAGTGGGACTCTCGGTGGATCAGCCACCGCTGGTCGTCGACCTGCAGTTCATCGAAGCGACCTTCGCGATGACGACGTTCGCGGGCTTCTTTCTGGTCTCAGGGCTGCTCTTTCTGTGGCACAGCTACCGGGACGGCGAACCCGGGATCGCAACCGATGGTGGCCACGTGGCCGCACTGGTCCCAGTTTACGACGACGCGGGCGTACTCCACCGCAGCGTCGAGAGTCTACTCGCTTCGACTTACGAGAACCTGACCGTCTGGGTCGTCTACGAGTCCGACGATCAGCCGAGCAAGCAGCGAGCACACGAACTGGCCGACGACCACGAACGCGTCGAAGCCCTGGAGAACACGAAGTATCCGGGATCGAAAGCCGGCGCGATCAACTACGCGACCGAGATCGTCGACGCCGCGTTCGTCGCCGTCTTCGACGCCGACGAGCGGATCCACCCGCGGTTCGTCGCGGCCGCCGTCGCCGAACTCGACGACTGTGACGTCGTCCAGGGGCGGACGATCCCCGACCCGACTGGCGTGATCGAGTCGATCGCCTACTACGAGTCGGTCCTCCTGAACTTCGTCGCCCGGCGCGGACTCTACGTGGTCACCGACTTTCGGATGGCCGCCTCGCGTGCAGTCGTCATGCATCGGGAGGCGCTGGTCGAGACTGGCGGGTATCACACCGAGATGCTGACCGAGGACTTCGAGTTCGCCTATCGGTGTTACAAACATCGACTGGACGTGGTCGAACTGCTGGCGTACCCCTCCAAGATCGAGGGCGCACACACGTTGCGGGACTGGTGGGGCCAGCGCAAGCGCTGGATGACGGGCTACGCCCAGTCATCCCACTACCTCCTCGGAGAGAGTCGACCGCTGACGGACTACCGCAATCCGCTCTCGGCGCTGATCGCGCTCGGGACCGTCGCGGCAGGGTTGTTCTTGCTGTCGGTCATCTCGAAGTTCGCCGTCCTGGCCGTCGACGGCGGATTCGACGTTCTGATCGGTGGACTGGCAATCGTCATCGCGATCACACTCGCGGTCCAGATCCAGGATTACTGGCAGGGGTCGATCGACGCCTTCGGGCTGACGTGGCTGGCGATTCCCCTGCTGTTCCCGCTGTACAGTCTGGTCGCTATCAAGGCGCTCGTCGAGTACCTCTTCACCTGGGAAGGCGAGTGGTACAGCGTCTCGAAAGGCGTCTCGGCCGACTGA
- the aglG gene encoding glucosyl-dolichyl phosphate glucuronosyltransferase: MRVSVVLCTHSLDRYDDLLDAADSVRAQTYENVELVLVSDGNDEVTERFEWDFGADGDTVVTELPENRGLLEARNHGADAATGDVVAFLDDDAIADPDWVAELVEAYEHRGAIAAGGKMVPEWVAGKPGFLPEEFYWLIGVTHRGFGPDGDVEKAGEVRNTNGSNISFDREVFLELGGFDTDIGGRKGDANLQGGETELCARLQKEYGQGVWYNPRAVVAHKVFEYRTDVRWLLDRAFWQGYSKRAMETFVEDSTDEETDFLERLLTEFAPERFRSAVTSPSKSAITQLVMLFVLTGTVGAGYLYGARKY; encoded by the coding sequence ATGCGCGTCTCGGTCGTCCTGTGTACCCACTCGCTGGATCGTTACGACGACCTGCTGGACGCCGCCGACAGCGTCCGCGCCCAGACCTACGAGAACGTCGAGCTCGTGCTCGTCAGCGACGGCAACGACGAGGTCACAGAACGGTTCGAGTGGGACTTCGGCGCTGACGGAGACACCGTCGTCACCGAACTTCCCGAGAACCGCGGCCTCCTCGAAGCCCGCAACCACGGTGCCGACGCCGCGACCGGCGACGTCGTGGCGTTTCTCGACGACGACGCTATCGCCGATCCCGACTGGGTCGCCGAACTCGTCGAGGCGTACGAACATCGGGGCGCCATCGCAGCCGGCGGGAAGATGGTCCCCGAGTGGGTCGCCGGCAAACCCGGATTTCTCCCCGAAGAGTTCTACTGGCTGATCGGCGTGACCCACCGCGGGTTCGGCCCCGACGGCGACGTCGAGAAAGCCGGCGAGGTTCGCAACACGAACGGTTCGAACATCTCGTTCGATCGCGAGGTCTTCCTCGAATTGGGCGGATTCGACACCGACATCGGCGGCCGCAAGGGCGACGCCAACCTCCAGGGCGGCGAGACCGAGCTCTGTGCACGTCTCCAGAAAGAGTACGGACAGGGCGTCTGGTACAACCCGAGGGCGGTCGTCGCGCACAAGGTATTCGAGTATCGAACAGACGTCCGCTGGTTGCTCGACAGGGCGTTCTGGCAGGGTTACTCCAAGCGGGCGATGGAGACCTTCGTCGAGGATTCGACCGACGAAGAGACCGATTTTCTGGAACGATTGCTCACCGAGTTCGCCCCGGAACGGTTTCGGTCAGCCGTTACGTCACCGTCGAAATCCGCGATTACCCAGTTGGTCATGCTGTTCGTGCTGACTGGCACTGTCGGCGCGGGCTACCTCTATGGCGCCCGCAAATACTGA
- a CDS encoding DUF368 domain-containing protein: MAGDTQQDTAVAVSASVQQLVTVYLKGLAMGAADSVPGVSGGTIAFITGIYERLITAITRLDPTAVFLLAGVHRREGRRRFYDRLLEMDVPFLLALGLGVVSAIVTVSRVMHAALQEAEALTFAFFFGLIAASAVVLYEHMAVDTPGRIAAAVAGFAIAFLVSGVTSGSDVAHTVPIIFVAGSIAIVAMILPGVSGAFFLVLFGQYEYLTGVLTSFVDGVLAVVVGDRAIGSLADAATTVFTFGLGAILGLFTIAHLIRWALDNYRVATLSFLVSLMVGALRLPVERVLDTDPTLAAGSVLPIVLAVAIGGGVVLLLDYFTDDLAY, from the coding sequence GTGGCGGGCGACACCCAGCAGGATACGGCGGTCGCTGTCAGCGCGTCCGTCCAGCAGCTGGTAACGGTCTATCTGAAGGGGCTGGCGATGGGCGCGGCCGACTCCGTCCCTGGGGTCTCCGGCGGAACGATCGCGTTCATCACGGGGATCTACGAGCGGCTGATCACGGCGATCACGCGCCTCGATCCGACAGCAGTGTTCCTGCTGGCCGGCGTCCACCGTCGTGAGGGCCGGCGGCGCTTCTACGACCGACTGCTGGAGATGGACGTCCCGTTTCTGCTGGCACTGGGCCTCGGCGTCGTCAGCGCCATCGTCACCGTCTCTCGGGTCATGCACGCCGCACTCCAGGAGGCAGAAGCGCTCACCTTTGCTTTCTTTTTCGGACTGATCGCTGCCTCGGCGGTCGTCCTCTACGAGCACATGGCCGTCGATACGCCCGGCCGGATCGCTGCGGCGGTTGCGGGCTTCGCGATCGCGTTTCTGGTTTCGGGAGTCACCTCCGGTAGCGACGTCGCCCACACCGTACCGATCATCTTCGTCGCGGGATCGATCGCGATCGTCGCGATGATCCTGCCGGGCGTTTCGGGGGCGTTCTTCCTCGTATTGTTCGGACAGTACGAGTACCTGACTGGTGTCCTCACGTCGTTCGTCGACGGCGTGCTCGCCGTCGTCGTCGGTGATCGTGCGATCGGATCACTCGCCGACGCCGCGACGACAGTGTTCACGTTCGGTCTCGGTGCGATACTCGGGCTCTTCACCATCGCGCATCTGATCAGGTGGGCGCTCGACAACTACCGCGTCGCGACGCTGTCGTTTCTGGTGAGTCTGATGGTCGGTGCGTTGCGACTGCCCGTCGAGCGCGTACTGGATACGGACCCGACACTCGCAGCCGGGTCGGTGTTGCCGATCGTCCTCGCCGTCGCTATCGGTGGCGGTGTAGTGTTGCTGCTGGATTACTTCACCGACGACCTCGCGTACTGA
- a CDS encoding carboxypeptidase M32 — translation MPATTDDATDAPQAYRELLEHYRRYSNLNKASGVLSWDQQVMMPEGGAPARSQQLSTLSGLQHELLTDEAVGDALEALADADLSDEQAAVVREIRREYERSDAVPQELVEEVTATASEAIEVWEGAKADSDFSQFAPTLEKLVELRREIAAHIDPDREPYAVLFEEYEPYLDLETAERVLTRLREELVPLIEDIGESDVTLPRAFDGGSYSTDAQESLSRDILDRLNYDWERGRLDTSSHPFTSGSQFDCRVTTRFLEDDPLSALTATIHEFGHAFYNLGLSQDHYGDPLGESRDLSVHESQSRLWENHVGRSQPFWELIGDDVRETFDVDADDETLYEAANVVYDDNLIRVDADELTYHMHIIVRFEIERDLVNGDLDVEDVPEVWNDKYEQYLGIRPENDAEGCLQDIHWSYGNFGYFPTYTLGSVMAAQLYAAAEDDLGDLDGDIRAGEFEALQEWLRENVHRHGARYTTDELVEVATGESYTADYFLEYVTEKYGQLYDL, via the coding sequence ATGCCAGCGACGACAGACGACGCGACCGACGCCCCGCAAGCATATCGGGAGTTGCTCGAGCACTATCGACGATACAGTAATCTGAACAAGGCTTCGGGAGTGCTCTCGTGGGACCAGCAAGTGATGATGCCCGAAGGCGGTGCCCCCGCCAGGAGTCAGCAACTCTCGACGCTGTCGGGACTCCAGCACGAACTGCTCACCGACGAGGCCGTCGGCGACGCCCTCGAAGCTCTCGCCGACGCCGACCTCAGCGACGAGCAGGCAGCCGTCGTTCGGGAGATCCGCAGAGAGTACGAGCGATCCGACGCTGTCCCGCAGGAACTAGTCGAGGAAGTGACCGCGACTGCCTCGGAAGCGATCGAAGTCTGGGAGGGTGCAAAGGCCGACTCGGACTTCTCGCAGTTCGCACCGACTCTGGAGAAGCTGGTCGAACTTCGCCGCGAGATCGCCGCTCACATCGACCCCGATCGAGAGCCCTATGCCGTACTCTTCGAAGAGTACGAGCCGTACCTCGACCTCGAAACCGCAGAACGAGTGCTGACGCGCCTTCGCGAGGAACTCGTCCCGCTGATCGAGGACATCGGCGAGAGCGACGTCACGCTCCCGCGTGCCTTCGACGGCGGCTCGTACTCGACGGACGCCCAGGAATCGCTCTCACGTGACATTCTCGACCGTCTCAACTACGACTGGGAGCGCGGCCGCCTCGACACGTCCAGTCATCCGTTCACCTCCGGCTCTCAGTTCGACTGCCGTGTCACCACGCGGTTCCTCGAAGACGATCCGTTGAGTGCACTCACTGCGACGATCCACGAGTTCGGACACGCATTCTACAATCTCGGCCTGTCCCAGGACCACTACGGCGACCCGCTCGGTGAGTCCCGGGATCTCAGCGTCCACGAATCACAGTCGCGCCTCTGGGAGAACCACGTCGGCCGCAGCCAGCCGTTCTGGGAGCTGATCGGCGACGACGTCCGGGAGACCTTCGACGTCGACGCCGACGACGAGACCCTCTACGAGGCCGCCAACGTCGTCTACGACGACAACCTCATCCGGGTCGACGCGGACGAACTCACCTATCACATGCACATCATCGTCCGCTTCGAGATCGAACGCGACCTCGTCAACGGCGATCTCGACGTCGAAGACGTCCCCGAGGTCTGGAACGACAAGTACGAGCAGTATCTCGGCATTCGGCCCGAAAACGACGCCGAGGGCTGTCTACAGGACATCCACTGGAGCTACGGTAACTTCGGGTACTTCCCGACGTACACCCTGGGCAGCGTCATGGCAGCCCAGCTCTACGCGGCCGCCGAAGACGACCTCGGCGACCTCGACGGCGATATCCGAGCCGGCGAGTTCGAAGCCCTCCAGGAGTGGCTTCGCGAGAACGTCCACCGGCACGGTGCGCGCTATACGACCGACGAACTGGTCGAAGTGGCGACCGGGGAGTCCTATACGGCCGACTACTTCCTCGAGTACGTCACCGAAAAGTACGGCCAGTTGTACGACCTCTGA